A DNA window from Scomber japonicus isolate fScoJap1 chromosome 14, fScoJap1.pri, whole genome shotgun sequence contains the following coding sequences:
- the sf3b5 gene encoding splicing factor 3B subunit 5, whose protein sequence is MTDRYNIHSQLEHLQSKYIGTGHADTSKWEWLVNQHRDSYCSYMGHFDLLNYFSVAENESKARVRFNLMEKMLQPCGPPADKPDDA, encoded by the coding sequence ATGACAGACAGATACAACATCCACAGTCAGTTGGAGCATCTCCAGTCTAAGTACATCGGTACCGGACACGCCGACACCAGCAAATGGGAATGGCTGGTCAACCAGCATAGAGACTCTTACTGCTCCTACATGGGACATTTTGACCTGCTCAACTACTTCTCTGTGGCTGAAAACGAGAGCAAAGCGCGTGTCCGCTTCAACCTGATGGAGAAGATGCTACAGCCGTGTGGACCACCAGCAGACAAGCCTGACGATGCCTAG